A genomic stretch from Gavia stellata isolate bGavSte3 unplaced genomic scaffold, bGavSte3.hap2 HAP2_SCAFFOLD_673, whole genome shotgun sequence includes:
- the LOC132320831 gene encoding ferritin heavy chain A-like — protein sequence MDSQIRQNYHRDCEAAVNRMANMELHASYVYLSMAFYFERDDVALPRLGRFFLAQSHEEREHAEGLLRFQTRRGGRVLLHDIKKPERDAWGSALEAAEAALQLEKSVNQALLDLHRLATEKGDPHLCDFLESHYLDEQVKAIKVLGDHITNLRRLAGGAGVPGGGPSGLGEYLFDRLSLEERS from the exons ATGGACTCCCAGATCCGCCAGAACTACCACCGCGACTGCGAGGCCGCCGTCAACCGCATGGCCAACATGGAGCTCCACGCCTCCTACGTCTACCTCTCCATG GCATTCTACTTCGAGCGGGATGATGTGGCGCTGCCCCGCCTGGGACGCTTCTTCCTGGCGCAGTCGCACGAGGAGCGAGAACACGCCGAGGGGCTGCTGCGCTTCCAGACACGCCGCGGGGGCCGCGTGCTGCTGCATGACATCAAG AAGCCGGAGCGTGACGCTTGGGGCTCAGCGCTGGAGGCGGCAGAGGCGGcgctgcagctggagaaatcGGTGAACCAGGCACTGCTGGACCTGCACCGCCTGGCCACCGAGAAGGGGGACCCCCAC CTCTGCGACTTCCTCGAGTCCCACTACCTGGATGAGCAGGTGAAGGCCATCAAGGTGCTGGGGGACCACATCACCAACCTGCGGCGCctggctgggggtgctggggtgccgggggggggcccGAGCGGCCTCGGCGAGTACCTCTTCGACCGCCTCAGCCTGGAGGAGCGCAGCTGA